The following nucleotide sequence is from Cucumis melo cultivar AY chromosome 1, USDA_Cmelo_AY_1.0, whole genome shotgun sequence.
GTTATTAGATGCATATGAAAAACAATTAGACACAATTTCAACTTGAGGGAAAATTCATCTTCATAGCAATTCAATAATCGAAACGCAAGGGGCCAAAGTTCCTTAATCGCACTCGAGAAAGGTGCTTTAATCGGGTTGGATGGTTTCTCGCGATCGAGAGGAGAAAGGTTTAACCCATTTAAAGTATTCGTTGAGGTATGTTCACTAGAATTAGGGATGGAACCCCTTACATGGTAATTCTCCTAATCACTAGAGTAAAGGTTTAGTCCATTTAAAGTTTCCATCGAGCTCGAGTTAGAGCATCGTAATCGGATTGGATAGATACTTGTGAGCTCAAGTGAGGTATGCAAAAGGTTAAAAACCCCTAAGGATGGGTCATTCAAAACCCTTTGTTGTAGTgaaaaaaacatacaaacgaGTCGCCGATTCAAAAGTAAGCAAAACGGAGATCGGGTCACCCAAATTGTAGGATCCATTTCCATGGCTTCTCGCACTCTCTTCCTCGCCTTCAGCCGGTAAGTATAGCTGTTCTTTCTTTCAATGCAATCTCcgtatcatcttcttcattatttGAGAATTTTTGTGTAAATTGATCTGAACCTAGAAAACTCAGGAATAGAGGCTTCTTAAATCAAAGTTTCAAATCGATCCCAGTCTTCAATGAAGCCAATATTTCGAACTATTGCTCTCATGGAGCTTTGAGGAGTGAATCTTTTGATGACTCAGTGAATTCTGAAGAATTCAATGACTTGAAAAGCAGAATATTTCAGCTCAGATTGCCCAAGCGAAGTGCTATACGTGTTCTTGAGAGATGGACGAGTGAGGGCAACCAAGTTACGATCACTGAGCTTCGGAACATCTCCAAAGAACTCAGAAAGATTCAGCGGTATAAGCACGCTCTTGAGGTATTGTTTTatctgttttctttttgtttcttacAATTCTCTATTAAAGAGAAAAGTTTTCTGTGGTTTTCTTAACTGTTGTTGCGGTAACACTCGAAGAGATCTAATCAAACGTGCAACCCTATGTAAATAAACAAAGATACAAGTGAAAGTAGACAAATGCTTCGAAAATTTTTAGTCAAATAAGGAATGGAGAGGCGGCCTTCTAAAATCTaattcaaaaaggaaaaaaaagagagtgAAATTTAACTAATGTACTTGTGATCTGTATGTTTACTGTCGAGGGAACTTGTATTTGTAGTTTTTAATTATAGTATAGTTGGTTAATTCTTATTGAGTGAAGTATACTCTCTAACCTTATTTTTAACATTAGAACAAGAAGATTTGTATCTACGGACCAAGATGTTTGAGCCTTCAAATCAAACATATGGAATTTGCTAGAAACAATGTTCATGTAATTCAAACATGGACCCCTTTTTAGGTGCTTTCTTTTGCTCAAAAGTCAAAACCCTTGGCTTTCAGTGTTGTCCCAATACAACTAATGATGACTTGAAACAAGTGATGCACGGAATTCCTTTAAGagaatagaaagaaaagaaaaagaaaagaacaaaggAATTATTTTGCCAGACCCATGCTATGTCAAGAATGATAATTTTTGGGTGAGGATTGCTGTATTAACTTCTTAATGGAGCTGTCTTTGTGAAATCCttattaatttttgttattGACGCTATTAGGATGCTTTTTTGTTAGCTTCTAGTTCTAGATCATTTTCTAGTTGTTCCAACCGTTTGTACGTTTTCAACACACGCATGTTGTTGATGAACACGAAGACAAAGACAAGATGATGGAAGGAAACACTTCAGTAAGGATGCTTCTAAACTCACCCTTTGTAGGCATTTGAGTTTCTCACTAAATTGGATCATTGTCAATGAAAGCATGAAATTGTAGGCAGAAAGGTTCGGCTTCATATATGTCTGAGGGAGAGTCTGATAGGGGTAAATATATTATCAGAAAAACTTATATGATATTATGAACTTGATACTGGTTGAATGGAGCTGGTCCCGTACTTTGAATGGTTTAGCAGCTAGATGACCAGATGAAGGAGAAGAGACTTATGCAATGCTTAGACGAAGTTTATACTTTATTTTGCTCTTTCTAAAGAGTGTCAAGAGCGGAGAGAAAGATCCCAGGGGACAAGTGGCAGGACGGCCAATAtgttgttttgatgaatttgCTGAGCTGGCACTGTTAGCATGGAGCAAAATTTGGAGTTTCTAGATTTTGGAGGGACTAGAACTATCGGATAGCTTTGGGTTTTGCAGCAGTAAGTGTTAGTCTCAGAGTGATAAGACCCATCCTTTGCCTTCGAACAGTGCTACTCTTTCAGTCTTGTCCTTTATGCAGCATAAAGAGGAGAGAAATTCAACAACTGATAGACTCAACAAATGTTTTGTAACGAGAAGAATGCAAAAGGTATATATATGGTCAATATGAGAAACAGAAAGTGGTGATGCATAAAAATGTtttgttgaaaagaaaaggagtaATTTCCCCGTTGGGGGTCTTCCTTAATCCTTAAAGAATACAATTCACGTATTCTGAGGTGAGGGCAATTAAATGTTTGAAGAATTTTAGAAGTGTTCTAGTTCCTTCAAACAATACTTGGCTGCGTAAAATTATTAATGATGTAATTATATGCTAATAATGAGGAAGAAAGCGTCAAGTTGCAGTGTACTACAAGGGGAGTTGAATTTTATGATTGCCgaaatctttcttatttttcgtTTGAGAAAAAGGATAAGGAAGTTGTTAGAAAGGTCTCTATCGTTTTGTTTGGCTCATAATCTGTAGAACACTGATCAGGGGATTGATTTTACGTCTTCTTCTCTATTTACAATGAACTGACAATCTGTCTACATTACATTAAATTTTCCGCATAATTCACTGCCAATACTATTTTCTTTCTTACAGATTTTAGAATGGATGGTAACTCATAATAAGTCTGATTTATCTGATTCCGACTTTGCAATCCGCATTGACTTAATGACCAAAGTATTTGGCGTCGATGCTGCCGAACGATACTTTGAAGGTCTGCCTATTGATGCCAAAACTTGTGAGACTTATACTGCTCTCCTTCACTCTTTTGCTGGGTCCAAATTGACTGACAAAGCTGAAACTCTCTATGAAAAGATAAAGGAGTCAGATATACCTCTAACAGCCCTTCCATTCAACGAGATGATGACTTTGTACACGTCGAATGGGCAAGTAGAAAAAGTATCCTCAATCGTTGATGACCTGAAACAAAAGATGGTTCATCCTGACATTTTCACTTATAATCTCTGGATCAGTTCTCTAGCTGCAGCTTTGAACATCGATGGTGTTAAACAGATTCTCAACGAGATGAATCATAACCccaattcaaatgaaaattGGGTGCGATATATTGAACTCGTCAACATATACATTAAGTCAGCTAATCTATTGCATTCAGGGTCGAACTCTGTAGTTGAGTCTGCGAGTGGCATTTCTCAGCGAGAATGGATTACATATGACCTCCTCATAATCTTGTATGCTGGTCTGGGAAACAAAGACAGAATCGATCAAATTTGGAGATCATTAAGGATGACAAAGCAAAAAATGAAGAGCAGAAATTATATTTGCATTGTATCTTGTTACCTGATGCTTGATGATTTGAAGGAAATTGGTGAAGTTATTGATCAATGGAAACAATCAACTACAACAGATTTTGATATTTCTTCTTGTAATAGGCTTGTAAATGCATTTGTTGAAGCTGGCTTGAATGAGAAAGCCAACAGCTTTGTAAATGTTTTGATTCAGAAGAACTGTGACCCCACAGTAGCTTAGTGGTGGAAAGTAGAGGTTTAAATTCATAATCTAGTTCATCTCATTTTGATTAAATCCAAGTTTCATAtactttgtttttaatttttcaaatttcaaatctctgTCTTGGTCTTTATAGTTTGTGTCACACTTAAACTTCTTCTCAACGTGTGTCTTTAAgttcatttcatttctttctcttttgtaAGAACCGACTATTTAGTCCTTATTTGCAGGAATCTAACACATCTTATATACAAGAGGGCGATTATTTAATGCATACTAATATTTCTAAGATTAAGTTTGCGAACGTCTTCTCATGGTTTAATATCGGACAAAAGCTAAAATGGTATTTTTTTCGATAAAGTTCACCAAGATGAAGTTTACACACACAATTAAgattctattttaattttaaaatcatgTTTGTAAAGTTACTTGGTGTGAGTGTTATATATAATTATGATGTTATTTTACGTTTCTTGATGGATTATTTTAGTGGTTCGACTTGAGgttcttatttattttatcaaatataaaatgtaaaaaaaaaaaaattcttttatcaaacaaaacctaaataattaattttttttaatccaaCCCTATTTCCTTTCCAAATTTACTTcacatatcatatcatataaaaaaaaacgaATAAATGTGaaagaataattattaaaaagcATCACAAATATGCACAATAACATTCATGTTAATGCCATTGAAACTCTTATATTCTTATACACATCATTATATTCACACCCACCCacacaaagaaataaaataactatTTGAATGTAGCATAAATGAAAATTTAGACATATTTTTCAAAAGAGAAGTAGAAGAAAAAAGGACATTAAAGTCACATGGCAATGTCTAATTAAGCTCCCAAATATAGATAATAGGTCAACAATTATCCCATCATTTATTGCCCTAGAAGACCCAATTGATGTAACTTTATATTATCTCTTCTATGCTTGCAAACTCCAAAGACATTGATTGTTTCCTTTGAAATTTGTctcaataaataatttatgaatTGACATTTCAAATTTGTGAAAGTAGTGACCAAATTAATTGTGATGTATATTTGAGACCTATTTATTCTTATCGACGAGAAAACGATTCCTTTGTTCGGAAATGGATGTCacacaaataaataatttgtaaATACTTTTTGGATTACCATTGATGATGTTAAAATTAAAGTcatttttataacttttttttggCTGATATCCAATAAAATTACTGTATTGACACGTTGTGTTAACGTGTTAAAGCTCTTGTTGTCAAGTCTAGCTTTTATTTTAAGCTTATTTGCTTTAGTATAGCGAAAAATTTtacatatttataaattttgaaaattctaTTTTCTCACTTTTAACGTTGTTTAATGTATTCAAATCAATAATCAAACTTTAGAATCTTGTTTTTCATTCTCGTTCTCTTGCTCTCATTTCTAGCTTGTACTTCCCTATATATTGTGGATTTTTTTTACATGTTTCAAACTATTcaaacatttattttttttattgtaatttttttttgtgtttgaaTCAAGGTCAAAATATAGGAAGTTGAGAAGATTTCAgcttctattatttctttcgaGAATACATCTTCACTAGTAAAGTTATGTTTAGACAGACAACGATGATATATATCTTAACGAGTAATGTACATATATGTCTTAGCTTTTGTGACATTATTTCCATAACTCTTCAACTTAATTGAGTGGTTGTGACTTGAGCAAGTTGAGTGAGAAGGacaactctctctctctctctctcgccCCTAACCATGTCA
It contains:
- the LOC103495377 gene encoding pentatricopeptide repeat-containing protein At5g09450, mitochondrial isoform X2; this encodes MASRTLFLAFSRNRGFLNQSFKSIPVFNEANISNYCSHGALRSESFDDSVNSEEFNDLKSRIFQLRLPKRSAIRVLERWTSEGNQVTITELRNISKELRKIQRYKHALEILEWMVTHNKSDLSDSDFAIRIDLMTKVFGVDAAERYFEGLPIDAKTCETYTALLHSFAGSKLTDKAETLYEKIKESDIPLTALPFNEMMTLYTSNGQVEKVSSIVDDLKQKMVHPDIFTYNLWISSLAAALNIDGVKQILNEMNHNPNSNENWVRYIELVNIYIKSANLLHSGSNSVVESASGISQREWITYDLLIILYAGLGNKDRIDQIWRSLRMTKQKMKSRNYICIVSCYLMLDDLKEIGEVIDQWKQSTTTDFDISSCNRLVNAFVEAGLNEKANSFVNVLIQKNCDPTVA
- the LOC103495377 gene encoding pentatricopeptide repeat-containing protein At5g09450, mitochondrial isoform X1, with protein sequence MASRTLFLAFSRKLRNRGFLNQSFKSIPVFNEANISNYCSHGALRSESFDDSVNSEEFNDLKSRIFQLRLPKRSAIRVLERWTSEGNQVTITELRNISKELRKIQRYKHALEILEWMVTHNKSDLSDSDFAIRIDLMTKVFGVDAAERYFEGLPIDAKTCETYTALLHSFAGSKLTDKAETLYEKIKESDIPLTALPFNEMMTLYTSNGQVEKVSSIVDDLKQKMVHPDIFTYNLWISSLAAALNIDGVKQILNEMNHNPNSNENWVRYIELVNIYIKSANLLHSGSNSVVESASGISQREWITYDLLIILYAGLGNKDRIDQIWRSLRMTKQKMKSRNYICIVSCYLMLDDLKEIGEVIDQWKQSTTTDFDISSCNRLVNAFVEAGLNEKANSFVNVLIQKNCDPTVA